In one Saccharibacillus brassicae genomic region, the following are encoded:
- a CDS encoding putative bifunctional diguanylate cyclase/phosphodiesterase, producing the protein MKSKRIFYAIAAGYLVLHFILSNLYRENETALTWIGHLNIFPILACTLLMLRVTRHPQSKNRLFWRFVLCSSVCYLTSLLLMLADTLLDRMTLPSPGITDLFWAAQGVFLFVGLLVLVHQRLKSLRLMQYFLDASIFMSTTAVFSWSLIIAPLFHTSMQQEHWLPAFLNLCYPIMDLGILFLLSLLLFANQSMGSSRTDAMFLAGVLLLALGDSTYLYMQLHGMYWLGSPVDATWTASTLLLTSAGLESLTGRQTRRPRRMSALLASRLGWLRRLLPYVSLVALFAIILDELAEFNVMVMGSAFAVLLIIARLILTFVENDYLLNRLTHTVEIKEHEASHDPLTGLPNRRKFDAELNEAVERAERESGQLALLFFDLDRFKHVNDSMGHTVGDLLLQVVADRLREYIPSSRLLARQGGDEFTVLVDPLEGEVEAYRTIAAIEEVFKKPLALNGTMLYVSASIGVALYPRDGSTADELMRSADMAMHEAKKNRHQKSLFFEPCFGERLAYKVELENELRGAIERGEISLHYQLQQNIQHCGIVGVEALIRWNHPVLGSVSPVEFIPVAEETGMIIAIGEWVMKTACRQQVSWAEAGFGSLRMSINVSPYQFQDELFVEKILHTLRETGVDARQITLEVTESLAIRDVEKVSSQLRLLRQWGIKLAIDDFGTGYASLKYLRTFEPHLLKIDRFFVDGIDVEAERGDMVRAIIAIGRSLNMEVLAEGVETENQLQFLRAAGCDEVQGYYLSRPLPAEALEQRLRLKGYPLTTGAD; encoded by the coding sequence ATGAAATCCAAACGAATCTTTTATGCAATAGCTGCGGGATACCTCGTTCTCCATTTCATCTTGTCGAACCTCTATAGAGAGAACGAGACCGCGCTGACATGGATCGGACATTTGAATATTTTTCCCATTTTGGCCTGCACGCTGCTGATGCTGCGGGTGACGCGCCATCCCCAGTCCAAAAACCGGTTGTTTTGGCGTTTCGTCCTGTGCAGCAGCGTGTGTTACCTGACTTCGCTGCTGCTGATGCTCGCCGATACGCTGCTCGACCGGATGACGCTGCCTTCGCCCGGGATCACCGATCTGTTTTGGGCGGCGCAGGGAGTTTTTCTGTTCGTCGGCCTGCTCGTTCTCGTTCATCAGCGGCTCAAAAGTTTGCGCCTGATGCAGTATTTCCTGGATGCGTCGATCTTCATGTCGACGACGGCCGTATTCAGCTGGAGCCTCATTATCGCGCCGCTGTTTCATACGTCGATGCAGCAGGAGCATTGGCTGCCGGCCTTTTTGAACCTGTGCTATCCGATTATGGATCTCGGCATTTTGTTTCTGCTCAGCCTGCTGCTGTTCGCCAACCAATCGATGGGAAGCAGCCGCACGGATGCGATGTTTTTGGCCGGGGTGCTGCTGCTTGCGCTCGGCGATTCGACGTATCTGTACATGCAGCTGCACGGGATGTATTGGCTCGGCAGCCCGGTCGACGCGACGTGGACCGCTTCGACCCTGCTGCTGACGTCGGCCGGGCTCGAATCGCTCACCGGACGGCAGACGAGAAGACCGCGCCGGATGTCGGCGCTGCTCGCAAGCCGCTTGGGCTGGCTGCGCCGGCTGCTGCCTTACGTCAGCCTCGTGGCGCTGTTTGCGATCATTCTGGACGAACTGGCCGAATTCAACGTCATGGTCATGGGCAGCGCGTTTGCGGTGCTGCTCATTATCGCCCGGTTGATCCTGACTTTTGTCGAGAACGATTATTTGCTCAACCGCCTGACCCACACCGTGGAGATCAAAGAGCACGAAGCGAGCCACGACCCGCTGACCGGACTGCCCAACCGCCGCAAATTCGATGCCGAGCTGAACGAAGCGGTAGAGCGGGCCGAACGGGAAAGCGGACAGTTGGCGCTGCTGTTCTTCGATCTGGATCGCTTCAAGCACGTCAATGACAGTATGGGCCATACGGTCGGCGACCTGCTGCTGCAGGTCGTGGCGGATCGGCTGCGCGAATATATTCCATCTTCCCGCCTGCTGGCCCGCCAGGGCGGCGACGAATTCACCGTGCTCGTCGATCCGCTGGAAGGCGAAGTGGAAGCGTACCGGACGATCGCCGCGATCGAAGAAGTGTTCAAGAAGCCGCTCGCGCTGAACGGGACGATGCTCTACGTGTCGGCCAGCATCGGCGTGGCGCTGTATCCCCGCGACGGCTCGACGGCGGACGAGCTGATGCGCAGCGCGGACATGGCCATGCACGAAGCGAAGAAAAACCGGCACCAAAAGAGTCTGTTTTTCGAACCGTGCTTCGGCGAACGGCTGGCGTACAAAGTCGAGCTGGAAAACGAACTGCGCGGCGCGATCGAACGCGGCGAAATCTCGCTGCATTACCAGCTTCAGCAAAATATCCAGCACTGCGGCATCGTGGGGGTCGAAGCGCTGATCCGCTGGAACCATCCGGTGCTGGGCAGCGTGTCCCCGGTCGAGTTTATTCCGGTGGCGGAAGAGACGGGCATGATCATCGCGATCGGCGAATGGGTGATGAAGACGGCCTGCCGGCAGCAGGTGTCCTGGGCCGAAGCGGGCTTCGGTTCGCTGCGCATGAGCATCAACGTCTCGCCGTACCAGTTCCAGGACGAATTGTTCGTGGAAAAAATACTGCACACGCTGCGCGAGACAGGCGTAGACGCCCGGCAGATCACGCTTGAAGTGACCGAGTCGCTTGCGATCCGGGATGTGGAGAAAGTGTCTTCCCAGCTGCGTCTGCTGCGTCAATGGGGCATCAAGCTCGCGATCGACGATTTCGGCACAGGCTATGCTTCGCTGAAATACCTGCGCACGTTCGAGCCGCATCTGCTCAAGATCGACCGCTTTTTCGTCGACGGTATCGACGTCGAAGCCGAGCGCGGAGACATGGTGCGGGCGATCATCGCGATCGGCCGCAGCCTGAACATGGAAGTGCTGGCCGAAGGCGTGGAGACGGAGAACCAGCTCCAATTCCTGCGCGCGGCAGGCTGCGACGAAGTGCAGGGCTACTACCTCAGCCGTCCGCTGCCGGCGGAAGCGCTGGAGCAGCGGCTGAGGCTCAAAGGCTATCCGCTGACGACGGGGGCGGACTGA
- the cntE gene encoding staphylopine family metallophore export MFS transporter CntE, whose amino-acid sequence MKSSRATSWTFIRLYGLAFLFFSANSILAVIVPLRSEAIGASNAAIGWIMGAYMLTCMFFRPLAGKIIQRHGASRVLRVLLLVNGFALLLYPLTGLLGFLAARLLQGIATAFFSMALQIAIIDSLSDEERSQGISLYSLFTYMPGIIGPVLALALWNGGDMNAFFAVMVLIAVGTGIFGFTTPIRSPGNPASGGEGQAEPGSVWHSFGQIFTIPPLALCTLLMLGTSVVFGAVTVFVPLYAAEIVCGNAGLYMMIQAAVIVAARFALRKRIPSDGIWRPRFVQGVVGLAGIAVLLLAAAESAGPAAFYAAAALMGVAQALLYPSLTTYLTFALPQASRNMLLGLFIASADLGISLGGLAMGPVADRLSYSGMYGACAVLLLLLLGAEKGYRSRVR is encoded by the coding sequence TTGAAGTCTTCGCGCGCGACTTCCTGGACGTTTATCCGTCTGTACGGCCTGGCGTTTTTGTTTTTCAGCGCCAACTCGATTCTGGCCGTTATCGTGCCGCTGAGAAGCGAGGCGATCGGGGCCAGCAACGCGGCGATCGGTTGGATTATGGGCGCTTACATGCTGACCTGCATGTTTTTTCGCCCGTTGGCGGGAAAAATCATTCAGCGTCACGGAGCGTCCCGGGTGCTGCGCGTGCTGCTGCTGGTCAACGGCTTCGCGCTGCTGCTCTATCCGCTGACGGGCCTTTTGGGTTTTCTCGCGGCGCGTCTGCTGCAGGGAATCGCCACGGCGTTTTTTTCGATGGCGCTGCAAATCGCGATCATCGATTCGCTGTCCGACGAAGAGCGGTCGCAGGGCATCTCGCTCTACTCGCTGTTCACGTACATGCCGGGCATTATCGGACCGGTGCTGGCGCTTGCCTTGTGGAACGGGGGAGACATGAACGCCTTTTTCGCGGTGATGGTCTTAATCGCGGTCGGGACGGGAATCTTCGGCTTCACAACGCCGATCCGCTCGCCCGGAAATCCTGCAAGCGGGGGAGAAGGACAAGCGGAACCGGGCAGCGTTTGGCACTCTTTTGGCCAGATATTTACGATCCCGCCGCTTGCGCTCTGCACCCTGCTGATGCTCGGCACTTCCGTCGTGTTCGGAGCCGTGACGGTATTCGTTCCGCTGTATGCGGCAGAGATCGTCTGCGGCAATGCGGGCCTCTACATGATGATCCAGGCCGCGGTCATCGTCGCCGCCCGGTTTGCGCTGCGCAAACGGATTCCTTCGGACGGCATCTGGCGGCCCCGCTTCGTTCAGGGGGTCGTAGGTCTGGCGGGGATTGCCGTTCTGCTGCTGGCCGCCGCCGAATCGGCCGGCCCGGCCGCGTTCTACGCCGCCGCGGCCTTGATGGGAGTGGCCCAGGCGCTGCTGTATCCTTCGCTGACGACATACCTCACTTTTGCGCTTCCGCAAGCTTCCCGCAACATGCTGCTCGGTTTGTTTATCGCTTCGGCGGATCTGGGCATTTCGCTCGGCGGACTGGCGATGGGGCCGGTCGCGGACCGGCTGTCGTACTCCGGCATGTACGGCGCGTGCGCCGTGCTGCTGCTGCTTCTGCTCGGCGCGGAAAAAGGATACCGGAGCCGCGTGCGGTGA
- a CDS encoding cysteine synthase family protein yields MSSTILGTIGQTPLISLARLNRPEEAQVLFKYERYNPGGSIKDRAALYLVETAEQRGWLKPGGTLIESSSGNFGISLAMIGAAKGYRVLILVDPKTTEANLALIQGFGAEVIVVTEQDDSGSYHKTRIALANKLAREIEGAYRPDQCFNRLNQEAHYRSTAREILEQCPGELSAFVAAVSTGGQLGGISRFLKTYAPQAQICGVDAVGSTIFGGQANAYRTPGVGLSWTPVNLTLSNLDYAYKISDEHAFVAARAFARHEGILMGPSSGACALVALKLAQQWGPERRIVSMVSDGGDRYIGTLFNDEWMRSQGFSTTASLEDVREIARQLKPWSESPGECANEQMGLIETLDVPQATLLANAELHVHDMIRARRSPAAAFLD; encoded by the coding sequence ATGAGCTCCACGATTTTGGGAACGATCGGACAGACCCCGCTGATTTCGCTTGCCCGCCTGAACCGTCCCGAAGAAGCGCAGGTCCTGTTCAAGTACGAGCGCTACAACCCGGGAGGCAGCATTAAGGACCGTGCGGCGCTCTATCTGGTCGAGACGGCCGAGCAAAGGGGCTGGCTGAAGCCGGGCGGCACGTTGATCGAATCGTCCAGCGGCAACTTCGGCATCTCGCTGGCCATGATCGGAGCCGCCAAAGGGTACCGGGTCCTCATCTTGGTAGACCCCAAGACGACCGAAGCCAATCTCGCCCTGATCCAAGGGTTCGGGGCGGAAGTGATCGTCGTCACGGAGCAGGACGACAGCGGCAGCTACCACAAAACGCGCATCGCGCTGGCGAACAAGCTGGCCCGCGAGATCGAAGGGGCTTACCGGCCGGACCAATGCTTCAACCGGCTGAATCAGGAAGCGCATTACCGCAGCACGGCCCGGGAGATTCTGGAGCAGTGTCCGGGAGAACTGAGCGCGTTCGTCGCGGCGGTCAGCACGGGCGGCCAGCTCGGCGGCATCTCGCGTTTTCTCAAAACGTACGCGCCGCAGGCGCAAATCTGCGGCGTGGACGCGGTCGGCTCGACGATCTTCGGCGGGCAGGCCAACGCCTATCGTACGCCCGGTGTCGGGCTCAGCTGGACGCCGGTCAACCTGACCTTGTCGAATCTGGATTATGCCTACAAAATTTCGGACGAGCATGCTTTCGTGGCCGCCCGGGCGTTCGCTCGCCACGAAGGCATCCTGATGGGACCGTCCAGCGGAGCCTGCGCGCTGGTCGCGCTCAAGCTGGCCCAGCAGTGGGGGCCGGAACGCCGGATCGTCAGCATGGTGTCCGACGGCGGAGACCGGTACATCGGGACGCTGTTCAATGACGAGTGGATGCGAAGCCAGGGATTTTCGACGACGGCGAGCCTTGAAGACGTGCGCGAGATCGCCCGGCAGCTGAAGCCGTGGAGCGAATCGCCGGGCGAATGCGCCAACGAGCAGATGGGATTGATCGAGACGCTGGACGTTCCGCAGGCGACTTTGCTTGCGAACGCCGAACTGCATGTGCACGACATGATCCGGGCCAGACGCTCGCCCGCGGCCGCTTTTCTGGATTGA
- the nikE gene encoding nickel ABC transporter ATP-binding protein NikE produces MEIADKQEKLRIDNLEIAYRSEKKGQTVLQAISFTMYEGEIVSLLGESGSGKSTIAKALLGLLPPSASVASGTLVLEGHPAIRLARPERAWAKLRGRGIAMLFQDARLALNPMMRIGEHFRETLRAHRLAEKEETLVIGADWLSRLGFADPATVLRSYPHELSGGMCQRVCLALALCLRPQVLIADEPTSALDTVNQREVLDLLHNLQRELDLTVLLITHDLALAQALSHRVLVLHEGRIVERGETAQVLARPQHAYTRQLLDARTPTAQPEAVGSGAPAYGENPLLDVHDLAKSYGPGQRVLSGVRLRLHEREIVGILGQSGCGKSTLVRCIVGLDSADAGTVRLRGEDITHATGRARRRLARHVQLVFQDARASLNPRVSALELVQAALHVFRVGSRSERLERARFLLDAVGIPESAQRRRPPQLSTGQCQRIAIARALALQPEILICDEAVSALDMSVQAQILELLQRLHRQFGFSILMISHDVKVLRAFCHQIAVMHEGRFIEQLPGRSLLRGEHEHTRLLLRGADFPAEEERPTSAYRK; encoded by the coding sequence ATGGAAATCGCGGACAAGCAGGAGAAGCTTCGAATCGACAATCTGGAAATTGCGTACCGGTCTGAGAAAAAAGGGCAGACGGTACTCCAAGCGATTTCGTTCACGATGTACGAAGGCGAAATCGTGTCCCTGCTCGGCGAGAGCGGATCGGGCAAATCGACGATCGCCAAAGCGCTGCTCGGCCTGCTTCCGCCTTCCGCGTCCGTCGCGTCCGGCACGCTGGTTCTGGAAGGGCATCCGGCGATCCGGCTCGCGCGGCCGGAACGGGCCTGGGCCAAGCTTCGCGGGCGCGGTATCGCCATGCTGTTTCAGGATGCGCGATTGGCGCTGAATCCGATGATGAGGATCGGCGAACATTTTCGCGAGACGCTGCGGGCGCATCGGCTGGCCGAAAAAGAAGAGACATTGGTGATCGGCGCGGATTGGTTGTCGCGTCTCGGTTTTGCGGACCCGGCCACAGTGCTGCGGTCGTATCCGCACGAGCTGAGCGGAGGCATGTGCCAGCGCGTCTGCCTGGCGCTTGCGCTCTGCCTGCGTCCGCAGGTGCTGATCGCGGACGAGCCGACTTCGGCGCTGGATACGGTGAACCAGCGGGAAGTGCTGGACCTGCTGCACAACCTGCAGCGGGAACTGGATCTGACGGTGCTGCTGATCACGCACGACCTTGCGCTTGCGCAGGCGCTGAGCCATCGCGTCCTCGTCCTGCACGAAGGCCGCATCGTGGAACGCGGAGAGACCGCCCAGGTGCTGGCGCGGCCGCAGCATGCATACACGCGGCAGCTGCTGGATGCCCGTACGCCGACCGCGCAGCCGGAAGCGGTCGGTTCGGGTGCTCCCGCATACGGGGAGAACCCGCTGCTGGACGTGCACGATTTGGCCAAATCGTACGGACCGGGGCAGCGGGTGTTGAGCGGAGTCCGCCTGCGGCTGCACGAACGGGAAATTGTCGGCATTCTCGGCCAAAGCGGCTGCGGCAAATCGACGCTCGTTCGCTGCATCGTGGGACTGGATTCGGCGGATGCCGGCACCGTCCGGCTGCGCGGCGAAGACATTACCCACGCGACAGGGCGAGCCAGGCGCCGCCTGGCCCGGCATGTCCAGCTCGTGTTCCAGGATGCGCGGGCGAGTCTGAATCCGCGCGTCAGCGCGCTGGAACTTGTGCAGGCCGCGCTGCATGTCTTTCGCGTCGGCAGCCGTTCGGAGCGGCTTGAGCGGGCCCGCTTCCTGCTGGACGCAGTCGGCATTCCGGAGTCTGCCCAGCGGCGCAGGCCGCCGCAGCTCAGCACGGGGCAGTGCCAGCGCATCGCGATTGCGCGCGCTCTGGCGCTGCAGCCGGAGATTCTGATCTGCGACGAAGCCGTTTCGGCGCTCGACATGAGCGTACAGGCGCAAATTTTGGAACTGCTGCAGCGCCTGCATCGCCAGTTCGGGTTTTCGATCCTGATGATTTCCCATGACGTGAAGGTGCTGCGCGCGTTTTGTCATCAGATCGCCGTCATGCACGAAGGACGCTTTATCGAGCAGCTGCCGGGCCGGAGCTTGCTGCGCGGCGAGCATGAACATACCCGCCTGCTGCTGCGCGGCGCCGATTTCCCGGCAGAAGAAGAGCGGCCGACTTCGGCCTACAGGAAGTAA
- a CDS encoding ABC transporter permease yields the protein MNSRRASYTLIFGLLLLVLLIVPIFAASWLPLGDPLAMNAGARLERPSPEHPLGTDRFGRDLLARTLHGGQTTLVSCGLALGSALLIGLVLGAVAGLLHGSLLDIALMRIIDVLLAFPFMVFAMVIAALFGTGLAHLLLAVVILWWVGFARLTRSIVIQAKKSTAVEAARVLGASPVRILRTELLPQALGPVLVLATFELGSLILGIAALSFLGLGSQPPSPEWGSMLADGRAHFMTTPHVLLGPALFIVLTVLAFNCIGEGLRDVIDPYEKHRI from the coding sequence ATGAATAGCCGGCGAGCGTCTTATACGCTGATCTTCGGCCTGCTCCTGCTGGTGCTGCTGATTGTCCCGATCTTCGCCGCTTCGTGGCTGCCGCTGGGCGATCCGCTGGCGATGAACGCAGGCGCGCGTCTGGAGCGGCCGAGTCCGGAACATCCGCTCGGGACCGACCGGTTCGGGCGCGATCTGCTAGCCCGTACGCTGCACGGCGGTCAGACGACGTTGGTCTCGTGCGGGCTTGCGCTCGGTTCGGCGCTGCTGATCGGCCTGGTGCTCGGTGCCGTGGCCGGCCTGCTTCACGGTTCGCTGCTCGATATCGCGTTGATGCGGATCATCGACGTGCTGCTGGCTTTTCCGTTCATGGTGTTCGCGATGGTGATCGCGGCTTTGTTCGGCACGGGCCTTGCGCATCTGCTGCTGGCCGTTGTGATCCTGTGGTGGGTCGGTTTTGCGCGCCTGACGCGCAGCATCGTGATCCAGGCGAAGAAAAGCACGGCCGTCGAAGCCGCCCGGGTGTTGGGCGCTTCGCCTGTTCGTATCCTGCGCACGGAGCTGCTGCCGCAGGCGCTCGGTCCGGTGCTCGTGCTGGCCACGTTCGAACTCGGCAGCCTGATTTTGGGCATAGCGGCGCTGTCTTTTCTCGGACTGGGCTCCCAGCCGCCTTCGCCGGAATGGGGCAGCATGCTGGCCGACGGGCGCGCGCATTTCATGACGACTCCGCATGTGCTGCTCGGCCCGGCGTTGTTCATCGTGCTGACGGTGCTGGCGTTCAACTGTATCGGCGAAGGACTGCGGGACGTGATCGATCCTTACGAGAAACACCGGATATGA
- a CDS encoding ABC transporter permease codes for MRRRLLLTLLQTCITVFAASIVLFALIRLAPGDPAKLLIGRTLDIAVDADTYAKMVGDLRGELGLNGSLFSQYVSWAGSLLRMDLGTSFYTQRPVSAEIGERWPATLLLACTALTIQVGIGLLVGMLSALRAGTLTDTLVRLLCVLLASVPGFVIGLLLLLLLSVKLELYEIGSGAGWSRLWLPALTMGLLGAPQMIRVVRANLLSELGQVYVQSALSRGLGTRRVVGHAMRNVLLSTITLIGLSLTAYVSGAVVIESLFAWPGLGEYALNGILNKDYPALQGYALVTVLSVVGIHLIVEGLYAWLDPRVARPHKEGAHE; via the coding sequence ATGAGAAGGCGATTGCTGCTTACGCTTCTGCAGACGTGTATTACCGTTTTTGCCGCTTCGATCGTGTTGTTCGCGCTGATCCGCCTCGCGCCGGGCGATCCGGCCAAGCTTCTGATCGGCCGAACGCTGGATATCGCGGTGGACGCCGACACGTACGCCAAGATGGTGGGCGACCTGCGGGGCGAGCTGGGCTTGAACGGAAGTCTGTTCAGTCAATACGTATCGTGGGCGGGCAGCCTGCTGCGCATGGATCTGGGCACTTCGTTCTATACGCAGCGGCCGGTGTCTGCCGAGATCGGCGAACGCTGGCCGGCGACGCTGCTTCTGGCATGCACGGCGCTTACGATCCAGGTCGGGATCGGGCTGCTGGTCGGCATGCTGTCGGCGCTGCGTGCCGGGACGCTGACCGATACGCTGGTCCGGCTGCTGTGCGTGCTGCTGGCTTCCGTGCCCGGGTTCGTGATCGGTCTGCTGCTGCTCCTGCTGCTGTCCGTCAAGCTTGAGCTGTACGAAATCGGCAGCGGAGCCGGCTGGTCGCGATTGTGGCTGCCGGCGCTGACGATGGGGCTGCTCGGAGCGCCGCAGATGATCCGCGTCGTGCGCGCCAACCTGCTCAGCGAGTTGGGGCAGGTCTATGTCCAGTCCGCGCTGTCGCGGGGACTCGGCACGCGCCGCGTCGTCGGTCACGCCATGCGCAACGTGCTGCTCTCGACGATTACGCTGATCGGCCTGTCGCTCACCGCTTACGTCAGCGGGGCCGTCGTGATCGAGAGTCTGTTCGCGTGGCCGGGACTTGGCGAATACGCCTTAAACGGCATTCTGAACAAAGACTACCCGGCTCTGCAAGGTTACGCGCTGGTCACGGTGTTGTCGGTCGTCGGGATTCACCTGATCGTGGAAGGGCTGTACGCCTGGCTCGATCCGCGCGTCGCACGTCCGCACAAGGAGGGAGCGCATGAATAG